One part of the Glycine soja cultivar W05 chromosome 11, ASM419377v2, whole genome shotgun sequence genome encodes these proteins:
- the LOC114376144 gene encoding 40S ribosomal protein S2-4-like produces the protein MAERGGGDRGSDRGGFGRGFGGRGRGGDRGRGRRRGPRREEEEKWVPVTKLGRLVKEGRIRSLEQIYLHSLPIKEHQIIDTLVGPTLKDEVMKITPVQKQTRAGQRTRFKAFVVVGDNNGHVGLGVKCSKEVATAIRGAIILAKLSVIPVRRGYWGNKIGKPHTVPCKVTGKCGSVTVRMVPAPRGSGIVAARVPKKVLQFAGIDDVFTSSRGSTKTLGNFVKATFDCLMKTYGFLTPEFWKETRFSKSPFQEYTDLLAKPTGKTLILEEERVDA, from the exons ATGGCAGAGCGCGGAGGTGGCGACCGTGGCAGCGACCGTGGCGGTTTCGGACGCGGCTTTGGTGGGCGAGGGCGCGGAGGTGACAGGGGCCGAGGCCGGCGCCGAGGTCCCCGCCGCGAGGAAGAGGAGAAATGGGTCCCAGTGACCAAACTGGGCCGCCTGGTGAAGGAGGGAAGAATCCGAAGCCTTGAACAGATCTACCTCCACTCGCTCCCGATCAAGGAGCACCAGATCATCGACACGCTCGTGGGTCCCACCCTCAAGGACGAGGTGATGAAGATCACGCCGGTCCAGAAGCAGACCCGGGCCGGGCAGAGGACCCGGTTCAAGGCCTTCGTCGTCGTCGGAGACAACAACGGCCACGTCGGGCTGGGCGTGAAGTGCAGCAAGGAAGTGGCGACAGCTATTCGTGGCGCGATTATTCTGGCGAAGCTGTCTGTTATCCCCGTGAGGAGGGGGTACTGGGGGAACAAGATCGGGAAGCCCCACACCGTCCCGTGCAAGGTTACGGGGAAGTGCGGCTCCGTTACCGTTAGGATGGTTCCCGCGCCGAGAGGTTCGGGGATCGTGGCGGCTAGGGTTCCCAAGAAGGTGCTGCAGTTCGCGGGGATTGATGATGTTTTCACCTCCTCCAGAGGATCCACCAAGACCCTCGGCAACTTCGTTAag GCTACTTTTGATTGCTTGATGAAAACCTATGGATTCCTGACACCAGAATTCTGGAAGGAGACTCGCTTCTCCAAATCTCCATTCCAAGAGTACACAGATCTACTGGCAAAACCAACAGGAAAGACTCTAATCTTGGAGGAGGAAAGGGTGGATGCTTGA